GCTCGAACATCATTTGAACGGCAAGAAAATTGCGTCACACTACTATTCATCGAGCTATTTGTACGAAGGGCTCGCAAAAGATTAATTGACAAATGATTAGATTCCGCTATGCTAGGAAAAGTGGAAAGAAACAGGAGGTGTATCGATTGAACAGCTTCCAACAGTTCAAATTGTTACCGTTTATCGTCGATGCCTTGACAGAAAAGCGCATCACAGTACCGACGGACATTCAAGCCCGGATTATTCCGGCTGCGATGAATGGCCGCGATATCATTGGGAAATCACAAACCGGGACGGGGAAGACGCTTGCGTTCCTCTTACCTATTTTAGAAGCAATTGATCCGAAAGAAGAATCGGTCCAAGCCATCGTCGTCGCACCGACGCGCGAACTCGCTTGGCAGATTCACGAAGAGTTGAAAACGCTCCTCGTCAAACAGCCGGACTATATTAAAACAAGTTTGATTGTCGGAGGAACTGACCGGGAACGACAAATCGACAAGATGAAAAACCCACCACAACTGATCATCGGGACACCAGGTCGTCTACTCGACTTGATGAAAGTCCAAGCATTATTCCCGCACAAAGTTACACACTTCGTCGTCGACGAAGCCGACCAAATGCTCGACATGGGCTTCTTGCCTGAAGTCGACCGCATCGCGCAGGCGTTGCCAGAGAAACTTCAAACGATGGTTTTCTCAGCGACGATTCCTGAGAAGCTGCAACCGTTCTTGAAGAAATATTTGCATGACCCGCGTTACGCCGAGGCGAGTGAAGAGCACCGCGTCGTTCCGAAAATCAAGCATCACGTCATCCCGGTCCGACATCGTGACCGCAAGGCGTTGACGGTCGAGATCGCAAAAGCGATCAACCCGTTCGTCTGTCTCGTGTTCACGAACACGAAACAAGATGCGGATGAGTTGGAGACGTCGTTCCGCGAGGCGGGACTCAACGTCGGTACGCTTCATGGGGACATGCAAGCCCGTCGCCGGAAGCAAGCGATCAAAGACATCAACGACGCGAAATATCAGTTCGTGATCGCCACCGACTTGGCGGCGCGCGGCATCGATATTAAAGGTGTGTCGCACGTCATCAACTTCGGGATTCCGAAAGACCTCGACTTCTATACGCACCGTGTCGGCCGAACGGGCCGCGCTGGTGAGACGGGTGAAGCGTACACGTTGTACGAAGATCACGAGAACGGTCCGATCAATCGACTCGAAGAGCGTGGTTTCACGTTCAAACATGTCGATGTGAAAAACGGATCACTTCAAGAGATCAAGACACGCAAACGCCGCACGACCGACCGGAAGATGAAAGTCTCGCAAACGGCGCATAGCCGGATGGCGGGCGAAATCAAGAAGGCGAAGAAAAAGGTCAAGCCTGGTTACAAGAAGAAGTTCAAATACAAATTGAAAGAGACGGCCTCACGTGAGCATATGCAGAGCCAACGTAAGGAACGTCGCGAAGTTCGTAAAAAGAACCGACGCTAAGCAAAAGAAGAATCGACTTCGTGGAGTCGATTCTTCTTTTTGTGTACACTAAGGACAGATGAGAATGAAGGAGAAATGACTATGTTAAAAATTGGTTCCCACGTTTCTGTATCCGGTAAGAAAATGTTGCTCGCTGGCAGTGAAGAAGCCGTCTCATACGGCGCTAACACGATGATGGTATATACGGGTGCGCCCCAAAACACACGGCGCAAGCCAATCGAGGATTTGAATATCGAGGCGGCGCTCGCCCATATGGCGGCGCACGACATCAACGAGATCGTCGTCCATGCCCCGTATATCATCAACTTGGGCAACACGACGAAACCGGAGACGTTCGAACTCGCCGTCTCGTTTTTGGCCGCCGAAATCAAACGGGCCGAAGCGCTCCAAGTCGCACGTCACGTCGTCCTTCACCCGGGCGCGCATGTCGGTGCAGGGGAAGACGTCGGCTTGGCCCGCATCATCGAAGGCTTGAACGAGGTGCTCACCGGTGACGAGACCGTGAAAATCGCACTTGAGACGATGGCCGGAAAAGGCAGCGAACTCGGCAAGACGTTCGAAGAACTGGCAACGATCATCGACGGGGTGACGCACAACGACCGGCTCTCGGTCTGTTTCGACACATGTCACGTTCATGACGCGGGTTATGACCTCGTCGGCGATTTGGACGGTGTCATTGAACAGTTCGACCAAATCGTCGGACTGGACCGTCTCGGCGTCATCCACGTCAACGATTCGAAGAACGTGCGCGGCGCGAAAAAAGACCGTCACGAGAATATCGGCTATGGCGAAATCGGCTTCGACACGTTGAACCGGATCATCCACCACGAGGCGTTCACCCACTTGCCAAAAATTTTGGAGACGCCGTATATCCCGATCAGTGAGAAAACGAAAGTGGCACCATACAAACAAGAGATCGAGATGTTCCGGGCGAACCGATTCGATGCCGAATGGCGCGAACAGTTCACGCTCGCGCACCAGTAAGATGAACATCATCCGAATCGATCCGAACGAGTATGATGTCTGGTCCGCGCTCCCGATCTACTTTCAGGAAGCGAGCCCGTTCTATGTGGAAGGCCGGCTCGAAGAGGGGACAGCTTGGATTGAGATTCTCGGATACGGTATCGTGGCTGAAGTCGAAGTCATGCTCGTCGAGATGACCAAGCGCCCGGCCGACCGCTATTGGCGGACGGAGGCGGGACCAGAGACGAAGGCGTATAGCCTCGTCGACGTGGTCGGTCTTGATTTCCATCATCCGTTGCTTCAATCAGGTATGTACGAGGAAGACACGGACGCTGTCATCCGCACCAAATGGGAGCAAGGGTACCGCGTCCCGTCTGCCAAGTGGACCCGGGAGACGTTCACTGCTCACTTGACCGAAGAGCAGGCAGTGTCACAGCTCGCCCCGACGGCCATCTGTGAAGCGTGCGGGGATGACATGAACCGTTTCGGGCCGACCGGGATTCGTTTGATGGAGTATCATCTCGAAGCAGGGAGTGGCACGTGGCTCTGCCCGACGTGTCACAAAGCGAGACATTATGATCTATAAAAAAAACGAAGCCCGCGGGCTTCGTTTTTTGAATTAAAATGGCCAGTTCGCGAGTGCGAATTGATATACTTTCATCCCAAGAAACACACCGAAGATGCCGATGACGCCCGGTAAGACCGGCGGGGCAGGGAGCGGCAACTTCAAGGCCGTGAAAATCATGCCACAAATGAGACCAGCGAGCAATGACAATAGGATTTCTTGCATGAATGATTCCTCCATAATCGAAATGAAAACGCTTAACTAACAGGTAACCGAGTTCATTATACAATGTTCATTCTCGTTTGAGAAGTCTAACATCAGTCATCTGTCATTTTCTCGTTTTCGGCTCGCAAGCGGAGGACTTCCCGTTCGGCCCAGTTCGACGGTTCGCGCTCAAACACGCTCGGGATGTTGTTCCAACGTCCGCCCGTGTATTGATGGATGATGATTTGTGATTGGATGCGCTCTTGTCCGGCCTCTTGTTTCAAATAGACGTAACTGCCGTCAGCACGCTGGATTCTCGCTTTCACGTTATCGACGAGTTGCAGCGCGAGCATATCTTTGATGTATGACTTGTGTCCCGCGTCAAGAATCGGGAAGAGGATCTCGATCCGTTTGCGCATGTTGCGCGTCATCCAGTCGGCCGATGAGCAATACAAGTCTTCTTTCCCGTTTTGATAGAAGTAGAAGATGCGCGAGTGCTCCAAATACCGGTCGATGATGGACACGACGCGGATATTATCCGAGATGCCTTTAATCCCGGGACGTAAACAACAGATGCCACGGATGATCAAATCGATTTTGACCCCGGCCTGTGAGGCGTCATACAGTTTTGTGATGATCGGCTTGTCGGTGATCGAGTTCATCTTGGCGACGATGCGACCGTTCCCGTATTTCTCATGCAGTTTAATCTCTTCGTCAATCTTTTGAAGGAAGAAGTCGTGCATGTCGTCCGGTGACGTCTCGAACTTGTGCCATGACGGGCGTTCGCCGTAACCGGAGAGCCAGTTGAAGAAGTTGGTCGCATCTTCGGCGAGTTCTTCATTTGTTGTCAACAAACCGATGTCTGTGTACAGTTTGGCGGTCGAGTCGTTATAGTTGCCGGTACCGAGATGAACGAACCGCTGCAGCACCCCGCCTTCTAAGATGCGGACGACGAGCGTGATCTTCGAGTGTGTCTTCAACTCCTTATAGCCATAAATGACGTGGGCGCCGGCCTTCTCGAGCTGCTTCGCCCATTGGATGTTCTTCTCCTCGTCGAACCGGGCCTTCAATTCGACGAGAACGGTCACTTGTTTCCCGCTCTCGGCGGCGTCGGTCAACGCCTTGATAATCGGTGAGTCACCAGAGACACGATAGAGCGTCTGCTTGATGGCGAGCACGTTCGGGTCTTTGGCGGCTTGGGCGATGAAGCGGACGATCGGGTCGAACGAATGGTACGGGTGGTGGAGCAAATAGTCGCGTTTGAGTAACGCTTGGAACAAGTCTTTCCCCGGCTCGAGTCCTTCTGGGACGAACGGGATGAGCGTCTCATTGATCATGTCATCGTATTCGATACCAATCTTGTTATACACCCCAAACAGGAACGTCAAATCGATTGGGCCGTCGACGAGGAAGATGTCGCGGTCATGCAAGTCGAGCACGTCTTGAAGCATGAACAATAGCTCTTTACTGAGCGACCGTTGCTGAACCTCAAGGCGTATCGCGACACCATAACGCCGTTTCTTCAACTCTTTTTCAATCTGTTTAAGGACGTCGCGGCTTTCTTCCTCATGGAACGGCATATCCGCGTTCCGTGTGATCCGGAACGGCATCGTCGACTCGACTTCAAAACCTTTGAACAGCGAGTCGATGAACTGGATGATGACGTCCTCGAGCAACATCAAATCGGTATGGTCCTCGTCCTCTGTCGGCAATTCGAGATAACGCGGCAACACGGCAGGTACCTGGACGAGGGCGAGCCGTTTTTTGCCTTCATCGGTCGAGGCGATCTCGACGGCGATATTGAGTGATTTGGACAACAGCATCGGGAACGGTCGATAAGCGTCGACGGCAATCGGCGTCAACACCGGGAAGACGTGAGTCCGGAAGTATAACTTGACGAAGTCGAGCTGTTCTTTGTTCAAATGTTTCGGGCGTAGGAAGCGGACGTTCTCCGAGGCGAGCTGTTTGACGATTTTCTTATATGTCGCGTACTGGACCTCCACGAGTTCCTGAGCTTTGATAGAGATGGCTTTGATTTGCTGTTTCGGTGTCAATCCGGCCTTGTCTTCCGGACGGTTGAAGCCGGCGAGCACTTCATCTTTCAATCCGCCGAAACGGACCATGTAAAACTCGTCGAGGTTCGAACTGAAGATGCCGAGAAACTTCAACCGTTCCATGAGCGGGTTGCGTTCGTCCATCGCTTCTTGGAGGACGCGTTCGTTGAAGCTCAGCCAACTGAGCTCGCGGTTATTGAAATGTTCGGGTAAGTAGATGGTCATGAATCTCTCTCCTCTACACGTAACTCGATAGTTTGGTCGATGGCACGTTCCAAATGTTTTTTATGACGGATGCCGCGCTGGACTTCAAAACGCGGCGAGCTGTGCGTATGAAGCGTGAAGACGAGTCCCTCGTCCGTCGAAGAGACGTCGATGTCCTCGACGACTTGACGTTCGGTCAAATCGAGCGCATCGACGAGTTTGACGATCGAGCCGAGCAGCTCTAAGCTCTTCAACATCTTCGAGTCGAACCATTCCGGGAAGCCCTCGATGTGTTGTTCGAGCAGGCGGCGCGATTTATATGACGTCACCAAGGCGAGTGCGAGCCGGTCCTCATTGTTCATCCCTTTAAAGTCGTTCGTCGTGATCAAGTGGAACGTGTGGTCACTCTTGTTGTTATGGTCGATGTATTCCCCGACGTAGGCGAGGCGACAGGCCCCTTCTAACAGGCTGGGTTCGAACGGTTTCGGTTTGATCGTCTTTGTTTCAATCAGGCCGGTATAAATTTGACGGGCCAAGTGAATCAAATGTTTGTGCCGGATTGGGTCGACGTCATACTGTTTCTCGAAGTGACGGAAACTTTCTTCTTTGACGTCACCGAAACGGACCAGATTGTTTTCCTTTAAGTAGTACTCATAGAACAAGCCCTCGCGTAGTCCGTTATTGCTCATCATGAACTCAGGCACTTTCAAATATTTCGCCAGTTCATCGATGGCGGTCACAGCCGGGGCGATGATATCGATTCGGTCTTTCGACAACCCGTCAAGCCGGCCCAACTGTTTACTCGACATATCGATGAGCTCATCGACGACTTCATGCAAGCGGTCGGCTCCGATCGTGTATTGATGGATGCCTTCGAGCGGGAACAACGATAGCGACTGTTCGACCCGGACGAGGTTTCGAGCGGTCCCTCCGACTCCGACGAGCGGAATGCCATGCGGCACGAGCCAGTCGATGTCTTTGAACGACTTCTTCAAAAACGACGTCAGTTGCTTGCGCTCGTCTTTTGAGAGCGTGTCACCTTTCATGAAGTCTTCGGTCAACGTGACGGCGCCGAATGGAAAACTGTGATAGAAGACGAGTTCACGGTCTTTGAAGTACGTCACTTCCATCGAACCGCCGCCGATGTCGACCGAATAGCCATCCTCGATATACGTCGAATTGACGATGGCTGAATAGCCGTAAAAGGCTTCTTCATAATCGCTCAACAGTCGAATCTCCATCCCTGTCGCCTGTCGCACTTCCTCTAAGATGGCTTCAGAATTGCTGGCGTTACGGATGGCGGCTGTCGCGACCGGCAGTACTTCTTTAACTCCATGATGATCGTTCAACCAGCGGAAATGGTTGAGCGTCTCGATGAGCGCCTCGATGCCGGAATCGGACAGTTCATTGTCGTCGGTAATATGACTCGATAACCGGGCCACTTCTTTTACGTTCAGTCGTTCGAAATATTGGCCGTGCCCGTTCACTTCAAAGATGACGTTTCGAATCGAGTTCGATCCGATATCGATGACTGCTAGCTTTTTCTCCACGGAAAAACCCCCTCTGCGTTATCTCTAGTGTACAACGAAGATCCTGAAAAGACATATGCATTTCATACGGACGGACCGACCATCCTCTCTCATCGCCTCATACTTGAAGCCTCGCCTGATATTCTGTATAATACAGACGCCAAGCAAGTAGAAATGATTACGATTTATAACACGAGAGAAGGGTAGCTTATGACGACATCCGTCGTAAAATTAAATCATGTTTCCTATCACTACGATGGGACCGCCGCGCTACAGGACGTGTCCATCGATATTAAACAAGGCGACTTCGTTGCTGTCGTCGGGGAGAACGGATCCGGGAAATCGACATTGATTCGAACGATTCTCGGACTGTTATCCCCACAAACCGGGACAGTGGAACTATTTGGACGCCCTCAAGGCCAGTTCAAAGACAAGTCCCGTATCAGTTACGTTTCCCAAAAAGCGGCATCGTTTAACTCGGGTTTTCCGGTGACGGTCGAGGAAGTCGTTGCCATGGGCCGCTATGGACGGCTCGGTTTGTTCAAGCGTTTGAACATCGAGGATAAGGCGGCCATTCAAAACGCCCTTGAGACAGTCAACATGTGGCAGTTCCGGCATCGGAAGATCGGTAGCTTGTCTGGTGGGCAACAACAGCGCGTCTTTATCGCCCGGGCCATCGTCAATCAGCCGGACCTGCTGATCTTGGATGAGCCGACGGTCGGCGTCGACCAGAAGCATTTGCGCGACTTCTACGAAGTGCTTCATCTGTTGCGTGAACATACGACATGTACGTTCATTCTGGTCACCCATGACTTGAACATCGTCACCGACCTCGTCACGAAAGTCGTCCATCTCGACCATGGACGGATGGCGTGCAACTGTGGATTGAAAGAATATAGTGAACTCGGCGAATTGACCGCGATCAAGCCATATCCGGTCAAAGTGCTCGTCCATGAAGGTACGTCATGATTGCGGATCTGTTTACGTACAGCTTTTTACGTTATGCGTTCATCGCAGCCGTCGTCATCGGGTTCACCGCACCGCTCATCGGCTCATTTGTCGTCGTCAGACGGATGAGCCTGATTGCCGACGCGCTATCCCACATGACGCTTGCCGGAATATCGTTCAGTCTATTTCTCGGACAGTACGTTTTACTGTTCAACGAGTTGAATCCCCTTTACCTCGGGACGCTCGTATCCGTCCTCGCAGCACTCGGGCTGAACTGGCTTCGCGGGAAATATGTGCACTTCCAAGAGTTGTCGATTCCCATCATGATGTCGGCAGGGATGGGGCTTAGTGCCATCTTCATCTCGCTATCGCGTGGATTTTCAATCGATTTGTCGACGCTGTTGTTCGGATCGATTTCTGCGGTCAGTCTGTCGGATATTTGGTTGATTTTGGCGGTGGCCGGTATCACCTTGCTCGTCATCGTCATGTTTTATAAACAGCTGTTGTTCTTGTCGTTCGATGAGGAACAAGCCAAAGTGTCCGGTTTGCCGAGCACGATATTGCATGTGTTGTTCATGTTCGTCGTCGCACTCGTCATCGCAGTCAGCATGCGCATCGTCGGTACGCTTCTCGTATCGAGTCTCATTACGCTGCCGGTCGCGGCTGCACTCCGGTTCACAAACAGCTTTAAACAGACGATTCTTTGGTCGATCGTCTTCGGTGAGGTTGCGACAATCGGTGGGCTCGTGCTCGCCTATGAACTTGATGTCGCCCCAGGCGGTGTCATCGTTTTGCTCGCCGTCTTGATTTTGGCCGTCGTCATGTTGGCCGAGCGATTCGGGATCGCCCGGAAAAAGGAGGTTCGCTATGAAGGAAACTGAACAGTTGGCCCGCTTGCAGTCCTCGTCGCTCAAAGTGACGCCGAAACGGATCGAGATGTTTGCCTTTCTCGCAGCGGAAGAACGCTATGTCAGTGCGAAAGACGTCCTCGATTATATGCGCTCAAAGCATCCGACGATGAGTTTTGACACGGTGTACCGCAACTTGAAATCGTTCGCCGAAGAAGGTCTGCTCGAGGCGACCGAGTTGAACGGGGAAAAAGCGTTCCGTGTCACCTGCGGATCGAATCATCACCATCACCATCTCATTTGTCGAGGTTGTGGTAAGACGAAGTTGCTCGAACTCTGTCCGATGCGCTACGTCGAGACGCTCGACCCTGATTTTGAAGTCGTCGATCATAAATTCGAGATTTATGGGTATTGTAAACAATGTAAGTGACCAAAAAGGGATTGTTCATGCAATCCCTTTTTTGTCGAATCACGAGAGGGGGAGTCGGAATGATTTACACGGCAGCTGAAATCAAGCAGGCCGATGAGACGGCGCTCCGACATGGCATGCCGGCTGACGTCTTGATGGAACGGGCGGCCTCGGCCTTGGCGGCACGTCTTACCTTCAAGTCGAGAACGTCCGTCCTCGTCGTCTGTGGAGCGGGCAACAATGGGGGAGACGGTTGGGTCGTGGCGCGCGAATTGGCGCAACGAGGTCATGCCGTCACTGTCTATGCCCCGTTCGGTGAACCGAAATCGACAGAAGGCAGCAGGCATGCACAGTACGCGCGACAGTTTGTCACGGTCAGCGATGAGCCGCAAGACGCCGATCACGTCATCGATGCATTGTTCGGAGTCGGTTTCCATGGTCCGGTCACGGGTAAGGCCCGTGACGTGATCACATGGATACGCAAGCAACAAGCACCCGTCGTGGCAATCGATGTCCCGTCCGGAGTCCCGAGTGACGACGCAATCAACTTTGACGGTCACGCCGTTGAGGCGGAGATGACGTTTTCGCTCCACGGCTATAAGCGAAGCGCGTTTTTAAAACGGACCGCGCCGTATTACGGCAAGGTCGAGGTCGTTGAGATCGGACTGCCGCATACGTCAAGATGGCGCGTGCTGACCGGATTAGACTTTGACCGCAACCTACTCGAACGGGATTCCTATAGTCATAAAAATACGTATGGCCACGGTCGCTTGATTGGCGGAAGTCGTCATTTGATCGGCGCCCCGTTCTTGGCGGCACGGTCGGCGCTCCGGACGGGAGTCGGTCTGCTCGATTTGGCCATCCCGCATGAGGCGCTCGCGCTCGCCTCGAGTTTGCCGGAGGCAATGTATTACGACATCGACGAGTTGCCGGACAAGGACTACGCTGCCACGGCGATCGGTCCTGGCCTCATCGATGACGAGCGTCTCGAGCGATTGTGGCCACTCATCAGCAATGTGAGCGCGCCGCTCATCGTCGATGCCGGAGCGCTGACGAAAGAGCGTCTCGAGGCATCTGGCCCGCTCACGCTGACTCCGCATCCGGGTGAACTGGCGCGCTTGATCGATAAATCAGTCGACGAGATCGAAGCGAATCGATTTCAGGTTGCCTCAGAATTTGCGATGACGCACGGGGTCCATCTCATCTTGAAAGGGACGTTTACCCTCATCGTCAATCCGGATGGTACCGGGGCGGTCAATACGGTCGAGGCTTCAGCGCTCGCGAAAGGTGGTAGTGGGGACGTGTTGACGGGGATGTTGCTCGCGTTATGGGCGAGAACGGACCGCTTACAAACCGACAAGTCCCCGAATGAGCAAGCGGTTCTCTGGCATGCGCTCGCGGCGAGAAAGGCGAGCGAACAGGTTCATCCGGCGAGCGTGCTCGCGACCGATGTCATCGAAGCGATCGGACGCATCTAAAAAAGAGGAACCCACTCGGGATTCCTCTTTTTTAGTTTAGATGGTGATCGAATTCGTCGTCTCGATGTGACGCACGATGTGTTGGGCCTCGCTCCACGTGGAGATCCGTTTCACGCCGGTCGGCAACGGCTTACGATTATACGGGGCGTCGAACAACAGCACCGGAATCGACGTCTGTTCATGGATGGAGATCGCGTTCTCAAAGCGGTCTTCCATAAACAAGTCGAGGTCGAGCTGTTTGACGACACCGACCTTGTCATGACTCCCCGTCATGATGAGGGAGTCGAGTGGGAGTTCATGCTGTCGAATCCACTCCTCGGTGACGGCGCGCACGGCCTCGCTCCGAGCCGTGACGTAATGGAGGCGGTGCGACTTGCGCATATTCCATAAGACGGCGTTCACTTCGGAATGCGGAAGTGAGCGACGATAAATTGCTTCCTCATGACCTTGTTCAATCATGAAGCGCCAAAACGCTTCTTGTGTCATATCTGTATAAGTATGCAGCTCGTATTCGGTCGCCTGATGATAATCGATGGCGTATCCGAGCGCATCGTTCATATAATGAAAACAACTTTGCGGATCCGTGACGGTTCCGTCGAGGTCAATTCCAATGTGCATATTCGTCCCTCCTTGCTCATAACCCTTATTGTACCAAAAGAGGCTGGGACATAACTAGCCGGTTTTAGAGCTTTTCAATAAAAAGAGGGGTCCGGTCACCGATTTTCGGTGGCCGGACCCCTTCTTTGCACTTCCCCCGATGCCATTGGCGATGAACTTCCGTAGGTTCACCGCCATGAGGGCGAAGCCGAGCTCGCGTTTCACGCGCTGTTTTCCTCTGACGGAGAAGCGGGTGAAACCCAAATTGGCCTTCAGATATCCAAAAACTGGTTCCACGTCCGTCTTGCGGCGGGCGTAGAGGGCACCGGTTTTCTCATCCGAAAGCAGCGTTCTCGTCATATGCTTTTGTTCTTCCCAGGCCCCGTTCACGCTGACCTGGCGGTGTCTCCCCGGTTCGGCCTTCGTGCACAGCTCCCGGAACGGGCAGCCGTCGCAGCTCTCGCACTCGTACACACGGAAGTCGCGGGTGAAGCCGTTCCGGTCGGTCCTGTGGGACTCATGGCTGAACGGGAGCCGTCTCCCGTCCGGGCACGTGAACGTGTCGGTCTCGTCATCGTACGCCCAGTTCGCGATGTTGAACGGGTCCTCGCGCCATTTCTTCTTCTGTTCCTTCCGGTACATCGTATGCGGGATCAAGGGCAGGCGCCCCCGGCGCTCGAGTATGTCCGTGTAGTTCTGCTGGCTCCCGTATCCCGCGTCGGCGACGATGTGGGCGGGCAGGTCGAAGAACGTTTCGATTTCATCGAGGAACGGGATCAACGTCTTCATGTCGGTCGGGTTCGGATAGACGTCATAGGCGAGCGTGTACTGACCTTCGGTTGCGATCTGGACGTTGTAGCCCGGCTTGAGTTGGCCGTTCTTCATGTGATCCTCTTTCATCCGCATGAACGTCGCGTCCCTGTCGGTCTTCGAGTAACTGTTCCGTGTACCGAAGGTGGCCATGTGCCCCTCGTATCGGCGTTTCCGGGTGGCGAAGTCGGCGGCCTGTTTGTGGAGACGACGGGGCACCTTCCGTTCCGCACGCAATCGTTTCCGTTCGGCGACGTCGGTGGTCGAGGCGATCTCCTCGTCGATGGCCTCGATCTTTTCT
This sequence is a window from Exiguobacterium mexicanum. Protein-coding genes within it:
- a CDS encoding DEAD/DEAH box helicase, which produces MYRLNSFQQFKLLPFIVDALTEKRITVPTDIQARIIPAAMNGRDIIGKSQTGTGKTLAFLLPILEAIDPKEESVQAIVVAPTRELAWQIHEELKTLLVKQPDYIKTSLIVGGTDRERQIDKMKNPPQLIIGTPGRLLDLMKVQALFPHKVTHFVVDEADQMLDMGFLPEVDRIAQALPEKLQTMVFSATIPEKLQPFLKKYLHDPRYAEASEEHRVVPKIKHHVIPVRHRDRKALTVEIAKAINPFVCLVFTNTKQDADELETSFREAGLNVGTLHGDMQARRRKQAIKDINDAKYQFVIATDLAARGIDIKGVSHVINFGIPKDLDFYTHRVGRTGRAGETGEAYTLYEDHENGPINRLEERGFTFKHVDVKNGSLQEIKTRKRRTTDRKMKVSQTAHSRMAGEIKKAKKKVKPGYKKKFKYKLKETASREHMQSQRKERREVRKKNRR
- a CDS encoding deoxyribonuclease IV; protein product: MLKIGSHVSVSGKKMLLAGSEEAVSYGANTMMVYTGAPQNTRRKPIEDLNIEAALAHMAAHDINEIVVHAPYIINLGNTTKPETFELAVSFLAAEIKRAEALQVARHVVLHPGAHVGAGEDVGLARIIEGLNEVLTGDETVKIALETMAGKGSELGKTFEELATIIDGVTHNDRLSVCFDTCHVHDAGYDLVGDLDGVIEQFDQIVGLDRLGVIHVNDSKNVRGAKKDRHENIGYGEIGFDTLNRIIHHEAFTHLPKILETPYIPISEKTKVAPYKQEIEMFRANRFDAEWREQFTLAHQ
- a CDS encoding DUF1427 family protein; the encoded protein is MQEILLSLLAGLICGMIFTALKLPLPAPPVLPGVIGIFGVFLGMKVYQFALANWPF
- a CDS encoding RNA degradosome polyphosphate kinase is translated as MTIYLPEHFNNRELSWLSFNERVLQEAMDERNPLMERLKFLGIFSSNLDEFYMVRFGGLKDEVLAGFNRPEDKAGLTPKQQIKAISIKAQELVEVQYATYKKIVKQLASENVRFLRPKHLNKEQLDFVKLYFRTHVFPVLTPIAVDAYRPFPMLLSKSLNIAVEIASTDEGKKRLALVQVPAVLPRYLELPTEDEDHTDLMLLEDVIIQFIDSLFKGFEVESTMPFRITRNADMPFHEEESRDVLKQIEKELKKRRYGVAIRLEVQQRSLSKELLFMLQDVLDLHDRDIFLVDGPIDLTFLFGVYNKIGIEYDDMINETLIPFVPEGLEPGKDLFQALLKRDYLLHHPYHSFDPIVRFIAQAAKDPNVLAIKQTLYRVSGDSPIIKALTDAAESGKQVTVLVELKARFDEEKNIQWAKQLEKAGAHVIYGYKELKTHSKITLVVRILEGGVLQRFVHLGTGNYNDSTAKLYTDIGLLTTNEELAEDATNFFNWLSGYGERPSWHKFETSPDDMHDFFLQKIDEEIKLHEKYGNGRIVAKMNSITDKPIITKLYDASQAGVKIDLIIRGICCLRPGIKGISDNIRVVSIIDRYLEHSRIFYFYQNGKEDLYCSSADWMTRNMRKRIEILFPILDAGHKSYIKDMLALQLVDNVKARIQRADGSYVYLKQEAGQERIQSQIIIHQYTGGRWNNIPSVFEREPSNWAEREVLRLRAENEKMTDD
- a CDS encoding Ppx/GppA family phosphatase, whose translation is MEKKLAVIDIGSNSIRNVIFEVNGHGQYFERLNVKEVARLSSHITDDNELSDSGIEALIETLNHFRWLNDHHGVKEVLPVATAAIRNASNSEAILEEVRQATGMEIRLLSDYEEAFYGYSAIVNSTYIEDGYSVDIGGGSMEVTYFKDRELVFYHSFPFGAVTLTEDFMKGDTLSKDERKQLTSFLKKSFKDIDWLVPHGIPLVGVGGTARNLVRVEQSLSLFPLEGIHQYTIGADRLHEVVDELIDMSSKQLGRLDGLSKDRIDIIAPAVTAIDELAKYLKVPEFMMSNNGLREGLFYEYYLKENNLVRFGDVKEESFRHFEKQYDVDPIRHKHLIHLARQIYTGLIETKTIKPKPFEPSLLEGACRLAYVGEYIDHNNKSDHTFHLITTNDFKGMNNEDRLALALVTSYKSRRLLEQHIEGFPEWFDSKMLKSLELLGSIVKLVDALDLTERQVVEDIDVSSTDEGLVFTLHTHSSPRFEVQRGIRHKKHLERAIDQTIELRVEERDS
- a CDS encoding metal ABC transporter ATP-binding protein, which translates into the protein MTTSVVKLNHVSYHYDGTAALQDVSIDIKQGDFVAVVGENGSGKSTLIRTILGLLSPQTGTVELFGRPQGQFKDKSRISYVSQKAASFNSGFPVTVEEVVAMGRYGRLGLFKRLNIEDKAAIQNALETVNMWQFRHRKIGSLSGGQQQRVFIARAIVNQPDLLILDEPTVGVDQKHLRDFYEVLHLLREHTTCTFILVTHDLNIVTDLVTKVVHLDHGRMACNCGLKEYSELGELTAIKPYPVKVLVHEGTS
- a CDS encoding metal ABC transporter permease; protein product: MIADLFTYSFLRYAFIAAVVIGFTAPLIGSFVVVRRMSLIADALSHMTLAGISFSLFLGQYVLLFNELNPLYLGTLVSVLAALGLNWLRGKYVHFQELSIPIMMSAGMGLSAIFISLSRGFSIDLSTLLFGSISAVSLSDIWLILAVAGITLLVIVMFYKQLLFLSFDEEQAKVSGLPSTILHVLFMFVVALVIAVSMRIVGTLLVSSLITLPVAAALRFTNSFKQTILWSIVFGEVATIGGLVLAYELDVAPGGVIVLLAVLILAVVMLAERFGIARKKEVRYEGN
- a CDS encoding Fur family transcriptional regulator is translated as MKETEQLARLQSSSLKVTPKRIEMFAFLAAEERYVSAKDVLDYMRSKHPTMSFDTVYRNLKSFAEEGLLEATELNGEKAFRVTCGSNHHHHHLICRGCGKTKLLELCPMRYVETLDPDFEVVDHKFEIYGYCKQCK